A region of the Pungitius pungitius chromosome 8, fPunPun2.1, whole genome shotgun sequence genome:
ACAATAGATTAACCTTGAAGATTGCAGGGTTGCCGTCCatcttcctttttgtttaccACATGGGGGAGTCGGCCGGCtcactgcagagagaaagagcacTGAAAGGTTTACACAGAGTCCTGATGATTTACCAAAAAGAGACAACACACTCCTGCTGTTTGAGTAACGTGCACATTGCTGCTATTTATACTTCTATTACATCGGTATTACCATATTATTTACACCTTTATTTTTCCCTCTATGACTATGACTCTCCCCGCAAGAAAGTGCTCGGTAGCTTTCCTAAAACAGCAACTAGTCTGCGAGGGccgagagtgtgagagtgtgagtcATCCCGTGATCTTTTAGGAGAGGTGAGTCAGGGCATGGAGGAGGGACACAGGGTGTGTACTGCGTGGCCTGTAGGAAGCCAGAGTCGTCACCTCAGGACGGGGTCGACAGGTTCTGGAAGCATCGGCAGCTTCCCTCCTCCAGCCGGGGGCCCACAGCGCTGACGTGACAGAAGCAGAGATGGGTGAGAACTGACGATGTGTGTATCTTTAAATATTATAAACACCCAAAGTAACTGGGATTGCGAGTGGAAAATGGAAATTGTAGTGGCTAATGTTTAAGTAATCGTATTAGCATGTAAATATCTTACCTTCAAATGGAATGGTGTGAAGTATATAACATTGTGAGATTGAACTGCTGTGGATTTGTAAAGCCTGGCACTTGAAGGTCCTCTCAATTAAGTTTGGTTTATTCTTATATATGACAATACGCATGGCCCCATTCTAATTTCCATTTGTCCAAAACAACCATCTGTTCCTCCATTCTCCCCCCTCAGGAAATGCTTAAATGGATTCTTGTGTCTAATGTGCTCGGCAAGTTTGATCACTTTTTAAGCAGTGCCATGGGGAGTTTATTTTGAAGTGTTTGTTGTCTCTTTGTCAGCGAGCTCTAAACCTCTCTGACAAAGAACACTGGAGCCAAACCCTGTGGGACGAGGGGGTACTAGTCAACTTTTTGTGGTCCGTCAGCTccgatgcaggtgtgtgtgcgaacATTGTTTGCGTCACGTGGGGAAAGGGTGGCACACCTGTGAGTCAGAGGCCGCTGCGTCCTCTTGTCTCcgggtgtgtgtctctgcagcaagGAGCTCGGCTCTGTTGGGTTGATCCGACTGAGTGGACCGGAAAAGAGGCGAACCCGTTGATCTCGAGGAAGCTGAGGAAGCTGAGGAAGCATCCGTGTCGTCCTCAGAGGAAGAGCCGGAAGCTGTGAGAAGTCAGTATAGATTTTTTACAGATTGTTACTGTGCAATGAAATAGTGTTGCTGTACACAAAAGGACCTCATTACTCACAGATGAATGCAGGAATTCCACCGTTGAACTGCCGGGTGTAGTTCATCGGCTCCTGTTATATTATTGGATAAGAATAACTTGGCATCAatttaaaaagttgtattttacTATTGACCTAAGAACAGAACATCTGGGACCGGCTGCAGATTACAAATAACTCCCATTTAAAGAGTGTGGAGGAACCCACAGTGGCCTACAGCATTTCTTTCTAATATGCAAGTACTTGAATTCTATACTTGGTTCACtgctaaacacaaaaaaaactgcaaacttTAACAGCATTATTTACTTTTGATTTGATGAGGCCACTCAGATTCactatgaaaaacaaacaaaagtgatAAAAGGAAGAATATAAACCTGATGGGTAGTAATCTTATTAGGAAACATCTTGCGGATTGCTATAGAATAGATGGATGTACTCTGGTTGGGAACCCTCGCCTGTTtgtccacctgctgctcctcgctctctttctggGCCGTCCTCACGCTGGCcttcagctcctgcagctcctgcctAGCGTCCCTTAGCagcacctgtggggggggggggggggggagcattatGCACTCACACAGCTGACCTGGCTCGTCCTCTCCCCTGCTGATGATGTTGATTGCGTGACAGCGAGGGGAAATGTTTACTGTTCGTGGAAGCTTTTCTATTTATGCCTTCGTGTGAGTAATACCAAGACTGTGCTGAACTTTGGTCCTCGTTCTCCAGTTTCCAAAACGTAATGTGATCAAGTGATGTTGCGATATTGCAGCACATGAGCAGTTATTTTTAGatctgaatgtgtttgtgtgttgaataGTAGTTTGATTTACTTACTCGATTGCAATCTCTCTCTTGCCCGAGCTCAACTTCTagtttctccctctccatcctctcctcctggaGCCACTCCTCCTTCTTCTGCACCTCACAGCTCAGTTCTTGTAATTTCTTGGAATCCCTCTgcattcagacaaaaaaaaaagccaagttTAGCAAAAAGACGGGTTGAcacgtcagtgtgtgtgtgtgtgtgtgtgcgcttttctGTATCCTCACTTCTGCTGCATGTTTGTAAGCCTCCCTCTCCAGAGCCCAGGTGGCACGCTCCTCCCTGAGGACCAGGTTCTCCTCAGACAGCAGCAGGGTGAGCTGGGCCGCTTGCAGCCGGGCCTGATGCAGCTCAGTGCTGGTCTGGCCGTGGCGGGTGCCCAGCTCTCTCAGCTCCCTGCGCAGGCCCTCGGCTGCATGCTCACTGGCCTCCAGGCGCTCCTGCAGCCCCCGGACCTCCGCCAGGGCGGACTGGTTCTCCACCTGCACAGAGACGAGGCCACGGGAGACGGACGTTTGTGTGGAAATCTGCCGTTAATCTCGCTGTTTTAAATGAAGCACCACCAACCAATTACCTGCAGacactttctcttttcctcatcATGGTTCATTTGAATGGACATTTTCTTCACTCTCTCCTTCAGCCTGTGGGGGAAAACAAGTTCATTTTAGGtcaaagtgaataaatatgCCAATAAGAGATGTCTAACATGTAAGTGTATAACTCAAATACGTGCCTTTCCAGGTCGCTGTgttcctctctcttcctgtcgTTCAGGACcttgatgttctcctccaggtcTCTGACTCGCTGCTGGCTCTCAGCTTTTTCAGCCATCAGTTTGCTCAGTTCAAACGTCAGGTTTTCTTGACTATATTTCACATTCTTTCAATGTTGTGGAGAGAAGAAACACATGGTTAGGTTCTCGTTCCACGTGCGTATTTTTGAGGAAAAAGTTGTCATTGGTTATTAACAAAATCCAGAACTTTTCAGGGGTAAAAATGAGTCGGCTACCCCAAGACATCTGGAAGCAGGACCTCCCTCTACATTGTgttttccctccatcttcttcaaCATCTCACAGTTGAGTCTCATGTTGTCTGTGAGCTGTGAGAGCTCCTCCTTCATCGCTTCTCTGTGActctcccactcctcccttGCTTTGTTGCTGTTCTTTTTCtcgttctctttctcctcttttgcCTCATCCAGAGCCTGCAGGAGATTggcttgtttttttaagcacTCCTCCAGCTGACTCTGTGAGAAGGATATTCAAGCATTTTAACATGAAATGATAACTACTCAATGGATTTAGAGTTCATACAAGTTACACTTaaagacctttttttattactaACCAAGGGCACAGTAGCTTATTAGGAATGGCTGAATGCGATATTGATTGATGCTCTTTAAATTGTATTCCTACCTGCAACAGCTGAGCCCTGGGGATGACtatctgcagctcctcctctccatcctcctcatctTGCTCTTCTCTCAgggtctccagctcctccagcggctTGGGAGAGCGGAAGGTGAAGGAGCGACTTCGGGCACACACCTCTCCCCTCGAATCCACGTATACAAACTGATACTCCACACCGCTGGGGCGGGGCAGGTACGACGCTGCGCCAAATGTACAGACGGTGTGAATTGTACATTACTATTTATTAATAcagaatataaaatatgaattgtggaGTGTGGAGCAAGACAAGCGCTTAATTTTCCACCATTGATGATCCCTCATTGACCATCAGCAGTTAAATTGAAATTGACCACAATGGTCAAAGTTAAAGTCAGAACTGGTGGATTTGTGTATTCAACAGGTTTTGTTCCGTGAACTTAAAACCGGATGTTATTTCGGACCTTCAGTTGCTGCTGATGTTCTCCAGCACTGTTTTTGCACTCACACCACAGTGTGTCAAATGCTTTTGGAAATATTTGGATGGATCCTTACCCTGAAAAAGTGCACAGCAGTTGACGCCTGAACCCCTCGTGTAGCCTTCAGGAACAACAGCCCACGTGTACGTGTGGTACTGTTTCACTGACGAACAGTCCATCTGTGATCATAACAGACACGTCTCAGGCCACATAAGAATCAATactatattttgtgttttgctgtgGACGAATGTTGGCCTGGTGGGAGCGATCTACCTCAAAAATCCCTATCCAGTCCCCGCTGCTCCACTGGTGGTCAGAGGTAAGACTGTAGTGGCACTCAACTCTGGATTGGGGGAAGTACAGCTGTCCCACATTTCGAAACACCACCGTGGGCTGTTTATCCATGTGATAAGGGAGCGGTGCTGTTTAGGAAGAAAACATTGGTGGATCGGGTGAAATGTGTCCCAGTTCGTGGAGAACAGCTGATGAAAGGTGATAGCAGAGTCAGATCAGGAACGCAGCTTGGTCATAACACCGGCCGCCGCCATTATACCCTGTCCTCCCCGAAAGAAACAGAGCACTGTTGCTTTGTATACCTGTGTGAGGATGATGAATCAATAATATAAATTATTGAAACAATTGTAAGAAGTAGTTATTGATTATAAAAgaccaaaagtccaaaaacagcTGCACTTTATAGACCAATacgggttttttttcccatgtctTATAGTTCATTCCTAAAGTCCACCAACTGTTGCTAAATCTGCAATAAAGTAATCAAGTCAATTAAagaatacatatttttaaatgtctgctgggaattaaaaatatgaatagtaAAAAACACGAAACCAATTCTGTCTGGTCTTCTTATTCACATTTGCCTTTTGTTAATGGTCTTCTTTTAAGTGCAGTTCTCTTCCCAAGTGTTAGTTGTACA
Encoded here:
- the LOC119230171 gene encoding calcium-binding and coiled-coil domain-containing protein 1-like isoform X3: MDKQPTVVFRNVGQLYFPQSRVECHYSLTSDHQWSSGDWIGIFEMDCSSVKQYHTYTWAVVPEGYTRGSGVNCCALFQASYLPRPSGVEYQFVYVDSRGEVCARSRSFTFRSPKPLEELETLREEQDEEDGEEELQIVIPRAQLLQSQLEECLKKQANLLQALDEAKEEKENEKKNSNKAREEWESHREAMKEELSQLTDNMRLNCEMLKKMEGKHNVEGGPASRCLGNVKYSQENLTFELSKLMAEKAESQQRVRDLEENIKVLNDRKREEHSDLERLKERVKKMSIQMNHDEEKRKCLQVENQSALAEVRGLQERLEASEHAAEGLRRELRELGTRHGQTSTELHQARLQAAQLTLLLSEENLVLREERATWALEREAYKHAAERDSKKLQELSCEVQKKEEWLQEERMEREKLEVELGQERDCNRVLLRDARQELQELKASVRTAQKESEEQQEPMNYTRQFNGGIPAFISSGSSSEDDTDASSASSASSRSTGSPLFRSTQSDQPNRAELLAAETHTRRQEDAAASDSQRCGPPAGGGKLPMLPEPVDPVLSEPADSPMW
- the LOC119230171 gene encoding calcium-binding and coiled-coil domain-containing protein 1-like isoform X2, whose translation is MDKQPTVVFRNVGQLYFPQSRVECHYSLTSDHQWSSGDWIGIFEMDCSSVKQYHTYTWAVVPEGYTRGSGVNCCALFQASYLPRPSGVEYQFVYVDSRGEVCARSRSFTFRSPKPLEELETLREEQDEEDGEEELQIVIPRAQLLQSQLEECLKKQANLLQALDEAKEEKENEKKNSNKAREEWESHREAMKEELSQLTDNMRLNCEMLKKMEGKHNVEGGPASRCLGNVKYSQENLTFELSKLMAEKAESQQRVRDLEENIKVLNDRKREEHSDLERLKERVKKMSIQMNHDEEKRKCLQVENQSALAEVRGLQERLEASEHAAEGLRRELRELGTRHGQTSTELHQARLQAAQLTLLLSEENLVLREERATWALEREAYKHAAERDSKKLQELSCEVQKKEEWLQEERMEREKLEVELGQERDCNRVLLRDARQELQELKASVRTAQKESEEQQVDKQEPMNYTRQFNGGIPAFISSGSSSEDDTDASSASSASSRSTGSPLFRSTQSDQPNRAELLAAETHTRRQEDAAASDSQRCGPPAGGGKLPMLPEPVDPVLSEPADSPMW
- the LOC119230171 gene encoding calcium-binding and coiled-coil domain-containing protein 1-like isoform X1; the encoded protein is MDKQPTVVFRNVGQLYFPQSRVECHYSLTSDHQWSSGDWIGIFEMDCSSVKQYHTYTWAVVPEGYTRGSGVNCCALFQASYLPRPSGVEYQFVYVDSRGEVCARSRSFTFRSPKPLEELETLREEQDEEDGEEELQIVIPRAQLLQSQLEECLKKQANLLQALDEAKEEKENEKKNSNKAREEWESHREAMKEELSQLTDNMRLNCEMLKKMEGKHNVEGGPASRCLGNVKYSQENLTFELSKLMAEKAESQQRVRDLEENIKVLNDRKREEHSDLERLKERVKKMSIQMNHDEEKRKCLQVENQSALAEVRGLQERLEASEHAAEGLRRELRELGTRHGQTSTELHQARLQAAQLTLLLSEENLVLREERATWALEREAYKHAAERDSKKLQELSCEVQKKEEWLQEERMEREKLEVELGQERDCNRVLLRDARQELQELKASVRTAQKESEEQQVDKQARVPNQSTSIYSIAIRKMFPNKITTHQEPMNYTRQFNGGIPAFISSGSSSEDDTDASSASSASSRSTGSPLFRSTQSDQPNRAELLAAETHTRRQEDAAASDSQRCGPPAGGGKLPMLPEPVDPVLSEPADSPMW
- the LOC119230171 gene encoding calcium-binding and coiled-coil domain-containing protein 1-like isoform X4 produces the protein MDKQPTVVFRNVGQLYFPQSRVECHYSLTSDHQWSSGDWIGIFEMDCSSVKQYHTYTWAVVPEGYTRGSGVNCCALFQASYLPRPSGVEYQFVYVDSRGEVCARSRSFTFRSPKPLEELETLREEQDEEDGEEELQIVIPRAQLLQSQLEECLKKQANLLQALDEAKEEKENEKKNSNKAREEWESHREAMKEELSQLTDNMRLNCEMLKKMEGKHNVEGGPASRCLGNVKYSQENLTFELSKLMAEKAESQQRVRDLEENIKVLNDRKREEHSDLERLKERVKKMSIQMNHDEEKRKCLQVENQSALAEVRGLQERLEASEHAAEGLRRELRELGTRHGQTSTELHQARLQAAQLTLLLSEENLVLREERATWALEREAYKHAAERDSKKLQELSCEVQKKEEWLQEERMEREKLEVELGQERDCNRVLLRDARQELQELKASVRTAQKESEEQQVDKQARVPNQSTSIYSIAIRKMFPNKITTHQEPMNYTRQFNGGIPAFISSGSSSEDDTDASSASSASSRSTGSPLFRSTQSDQPNRAELLAAETHTRRQEDAAASDSQ